Proteins encoded together in one Marispirochaeta sp. window:
- a CDS encoding type III pantothenate kinase, translating into MILTIDAGNSSIACGIFSGPTLLTTFSIPTAAIDSSICLSGYLLEALTHGGIDVAQVRRCMYCSVVGEINEHIESACRSCFKKSPEVFDYSCDHGIVSRYIDPAQLGTDRLAGMIGAAQRYPCRNLIVIDCGTATTLDVLTHRRVHHGGAILPGAGLMATCLEQRTSRLEHIYIRPPRATAGRSTAACLRGGIYIGLLGAIRELRNKLANEYFPNVPWYCVAAGGAAELYKDENLYDMYHPYLVLEGLRAALETGK; encoded by the coding sequence GTGATACTCACTATCGACGCGGGAAACAGCAGTATCGCCTGCGGCATATTCAGTGGTCCCACCCTGCTAACCACATTTTCCATTCCGACAGCCGCAATCGACAGCAGCATATGCCTAAGCGGGTATCTCCTGGAAGCGTTGACCCATGGCGGCATCGATGTCGCACAGGTACGTCGCTGCATGTACTGTTCGGTTGTCGGAGAAATCAACGAGCATATAGAATCAGCCTGCCGTTCCTGCTTTAAAAAAAGCCCCGAGGTTTTCGATTATAGCTGCGATCACGGCATCGTCTCGCGCTATATTGACCCCGCCCAGCTGGGGACCGACAGACTGGCGGGAATGATCGGCGCGGCGCAGCGATATCCATGCAGAAACCTGATCGTAATCGACTGCGGCACCGCCACTACACTTGATGTTCTTACCCATCGGAGAGTCCATCATGGCGGTGCTATTCTTCCTGGAGCCGGATTGATGGCCACCTGCCTTGAACAGCGAACCTCCCGATTGGAACACATATACATACGCCCGCCGAGAGCTACTGCGGGGCGCAGCACAGCTGCCTGCCTGCGCGGCGGTATCTACATCGGGCTACTGGGGGCAATCAGGGAGCTCCGCAACAAGCTGGCCAATGAGTATTTTCCCAATGTCCCCTGGTATTGTGTCGCCGCTGGCGGCGCTGCTGAACTCTATAAGGACGAAAACCTCTACGATATGTATCACCCCTACCTGGTCCTGGAAGGACTGCGGGCAGCTTTGGAGACAGGAAAATGA
- a CDS encoding ATP-binding cassette domain-containing protein translates to MIELRGISYTYPGSASPAVSKLNVSFRPGEVTVIAGSNGSGKSTLTRLILGLLIPDEGTIEVDSDREIENRRGLIGLVRQDPRNQLIASLVDEEVAFGPENLSLPREEIQKRVQESLLRVGLAGFDGRNPDTLSAGQQQRLAIAGILAMRPKYVIFDEASSMLDPAGREDFYRLCAELAAVGVGVLSISHFPDEALRADRMLVMEKGALSAQGAPAAVFRRMPQLESPFLLKLSDALAARGIPLNEELKSIEELIRKLTSFFTQPGEQT, encoded by the coding sequence ATGATCGAGCTTCGGGGAATCAGTTATACCTATCCCGGGTCCGCAAGCCCGGCTGTTTCAAAGCTGAACGTCAGCTTTCGGCCGGGAGAGGTTACAGTCATAGCCGGTTCCAACGGTTCTGGAAAGTCCACCCTGACAAGGCTGATTCTCGGACTGCTGATACCCGACGAAGGAACCATTGAGGTAGATAGCGACAGGGAGATTGAAAACCGTCGCGGCCTCATCGGGCTGGTACGACAGGACCCCCGAAACCAGCTTATTGCCTCCCTCGTGGACGAGGAGGTCGCCTTTGGCCCGGAAAACCTCTCCCTGCCCCGGGAGGAGATTCAAAAACGGGTACAGGAGTCCCTGCTGAGGGTCGGCCTGGCCGGCTTTGACGGCCGCAACCCGGATACCCTCTCCGCGGGGCAACAGCAGCGACTCGCCATAGCCGGGATTCTGGCGATGCGGCCGAAATATGTGATCTTTGATGAAGCCTCATCCATGCTCGATCCGGCTGGAAGGGAGGACTTCTACCGGCTCTGTGCCGAACTTGCCGCCGTGGGAGTCGGGGTACTCAGCATAAGTCATTTTCCGGACGAAGCCCTGCGGGCCGACCGGATGCTGGTCATGGAAAAAGGAGCCCTGTCGGCCCAGGGAGCCCCGGCAGCGGTATTCCGCCGGATGCCGCAGTTAGAAAGCCCCTTCCTGCTCAAACTCTCCGATGCCCTTGCCGCCCGGGGCATTCCTCTGAATGAGGAGCTGAAGTCCATCGAGGAGCTTATCCGGAAGCTGACCTCCTTTTTTACACAGCCCGGAGAACAAACATGA
- a CDS encoding phosphopantothenoylcysteine decarboxylase yields MRILITAGGTEEPIDRIRSITNSSTGVTGATIAKVFAENSHHVCLLHSKRADLSPLEDLEIEKRPYKSFADLAAALREQLREKKSFDVVVHLAAVSDYAVKTINVDGCPVTADRKGKIPSGRKVSLTMEATPKLIDSVKEWSSNPNILVVAFKLTDTADGPAQEREIMELMRRSVADMVVHNDYSQISTAAHKAAVWYRGGCIARTETKEELARTLYKLVCQIKPCAALQDDGR; encoded by the coding sequence ATGAGAATTCTTATTACAGCGGGGGGAACCGAAGAACCGATAGACCGCATCCGGAGCATCACCAACAGCTCAACCGGCGTAACCGGCGCAACTATCGCCAAGGTCTTTGCAGAAAACTCTCACCATGTCTGCCTGCTGCACAGCAAACGCGCCGATCTTTCACCGCTGGAGGATCTTGAAATCGAAAAGCGGCCGTATAAAAGTTTTGCCGACCTCGCTGCTGCGTTGAGGGAGCAGCTTCGTGAGAAGAAGTCTTTCGATGTCGTTGTCCATCTGGCGGCGGTAAGCGATTACGCGGTAAAAACAATCAACGTCGACGGCTGCCCCGTTACAGCGGACCGAAAGGGGAAGATTCCTTCCGGACGGAAGGTCTCGCTGACCATGGAGGCAACCCCAAAGCTGATTGACTCTGTAAAAGAGTGGTCGTCGAACCCGAACATTCTGGTGGTTGCTTTCAAGCTGACCGATACAGCCGACGGACCAGCCCAGGAAAGAGAAATCATGGAATTGATGCGGCGAAGCGTTGCCGATATGGTAGTCCACAACGACTACTCACAAATAAGCACCGCCGCCCACAAGGCTGCCGTCTGGTACCGTGGAGGGTGCATTGCACGAACCGAAACCAAAGAGGAGCTGGCTCGGACACTGTACAAGCTGGTGTGCCAGATAAAACCTTGCGCAGCATTACAGGACGACGGACGGTGA
- a CDS encoding RNA pseudouridine synthase yields the protein MFVQAVAERILYEDNHLIVVNKLPGELIQGDRSGDSTLGEVLTEYIRDRDAKPGNVFLGVTHRLDRPTSGVVVFAKTSKALSRLNALFREGKVEKRYWALVDNPPPAEEGSFEDLLWKDSKKNKSFIVAPGKGAVKNAKRALLTYRFLAKGDRYYLLELDIATGRHHQIRCQLAARGMHVRGDLKYGARRSNPDGGISLHARSLAFEHPVGEKGRHVNCVAPPPSEPLWDYFLHVPGIEKEIDTDV from the coding sequence GTGTTTGTACAAGCTGTAGCTGAAAGGATCCTCTACGAGGACAACCACCTGATTGTCGTCAATAAACTGCCCGGAGAACTCATCCAGGGAGACCGCAGCGGAGATTCCACCCTTGGAGAAGTGTTAACGGAGTATATCCGTGACCGGGATGCCAAACCTGGGAATGTGTTCCTGGGGGTCACCCATCGGCTGGACCGGCCTACCAGCGGGGTAGTCGTTTTTGCGAAAACAAGCAAGGCTCTTTCCCGGCTTAACGCGCTTTTCCGGGAAGGTAAAGTGGAGAAGCGCTACTGGGCCCTGGTGGATAATCCTCCTCCTGCGGAGGAGGGAAGCTTCGAAGATTTGCTGTGGAAAGACAGCAAAAAGAATAAATCATTCATAGTTGCTCCAGGTAAAGGGGCTGTAAAAAACGCAAAGAGGGCCCTGCTTACGTATCGCTTCCTGGCAAAGGGAGACCGTTACTATCTGCTGGAGCTTGATATTGCCACAGGCCGGCATCACCAGATCCGCTGTCAACTGGCGGCCCGGGGTATGCATGTCCGGGGCGACCTTAAGTACGGGGCCAGGCGGTCGAATCCTGATGGAGGAATATCTCTGCACGCCCGATCCCTTGCGTTTGAGCATCCTGTTGGCGAGAAGGGCCGGCATGTAAACTGCGTGGCACCGCCCCCGTCTGAACCGCTGTGGGACTATTTTCTGCATGTGCCGGGCATTGAAAAAGAGATAGATACAGACGTATAA
- a CDS encoding inositol monophosphatase: MDLHGVLEKVKSLARTTGEYQLSHFRFLDHGSGDAKTEMEYVSHVDVQSEHILRAGLLKIIPEADFFGEETLQTRGTGYTWVVDPLDGTTNFLSGLDHWSISIALLYGDEILLSVIMKPCSGETFCAIRNLGAYHNNQRMKQVPRLPLGQALVGTGFPYRSPDTSEAFFSCAREVLYASRGIRRTGSAALDLCYVAAGFLQAFFEVDLMPYDAAGALLFLQETGCGFSDFSGRLYSLFSSRALVAGFPGSYEELREICSRHYGDEF; encoded by the coding sequence ATGGATTTACACGGTGTTCTGGAGAAGGTCAAAAGTTTGGCCCGCACGACGGGTGAGTATCAATTATCACATTTCCGTTTTCTTGACCACGGAAGCGGCGATGCAAAGACGGAAATGGAATATGTCAGTCATGTTGATGTGCAGAGTGAACATATTCTGCGGGCCGGACTGCTGAAGATTATTCCGGAGGCGGATTTCTTCGGCGAAGAGACCCTTCAAACCCGGGGCACAGGGTACACCTGGGTTGTGGATCCCCTGGACGGGACAACAAATTTTCTTTCCGGCCTGGACCACTGGTCAATAAGTATAGCCCTGCTCTACGGGGATGAGATCCTGCTTTCTGTTATTATGAAGCCTTGCAGCGGAGAAACCTTCTGTGCAATAAGGAACCTGGGTGCTTACCATAACAACCAGCGTATGAAACAGGTTCCCAGGCTTCCCCTCGGACAGGCCCTGGTAGGGACGGGGTTTCCCTACAGATCACCTGATACCAGTGAGGCCTTCTTTTCCTGCGCCAGGGAGGTCCTCTACGCCAGCCGCGGTATCCGGCGTACCGGAAGCGCCGCCCTTGACCTGTGTTATGTTGCGGCAGGTTTTTTGCAGGCGTTTTTTGAGGTTGACCTTATGCCCTACGATGCGGCAGGGGCCCTTCTGTTTTTGCAGGAGACGGGCTGCGGATTCTCCGATTTTTCCGGCAGGCTCTATTCTCTTTTCAGCTCCCGGGCTCTGGTAGCGGGTTTTCCTGGCTCATACGAAGAACTTCGGGAAATTTGCAGCCGTCATTATGGAGATGAGTTTTAG
- a CDS encoding DMT family transporter, which produces MKTRVMRNDALLLMTAMIWGFAFVAQRVGMRFIGPFTYNSVRFALGAVSLLPLLYWRRKRGKQIRSAARLRLRVSLAAGAFLFIAASLQQIGIVYTTAGKAGFITTLYVVLVPLFGIAVRRGTGVAGWVGVVLAVSGLYLLSVREGFSISPGDLLVLASAVFWALHVLLIDLYGRYVDSIELSIIQFAFCSVLCTITALAFEAPSVSGILTAAVPILYGGLFSVGIAYTLQVVAQKNAPPSHAAILLSLEGAFAALGGWLLIGEVLDPRSLAGCVLMFAGMLASQWQVITGSPGIPKESRSA; this is translated from the coding sequence ATGAAAACAAGGGTAATGCGAAACGATGCTCTGCTGCTGATGACCGCCATGATCTGGGGATTTGCCTTTGTGGCCCAGCGAGTAGGTATGAGGTTTATTGGTCCTTTTACCTATAACTCCGTGCGCTTTGCCCTGGGAGCAGTAAGCCTGCTGCCCCTTTTATACTGGCGGCGGAAGCGGGGTAAGCAGATCCGTTCTGCGGCCCGCCTGCGTTTGCGCGTAAGTCTGGCTGCCGGGGCTTTTTTATTCATTGCTGCTTCCTTGCAGCAGATTGGTATCGTGTATACCACTGCCGGTAAGGCGGGATTCATTACAACCCTCTACGTGGTCCTGGTGCCTCTCTTCGGAATCGCAGTACGCCGCGGTACGGGTGTCGCCGGATGGGTTGGCGTGGTCCTGGCTGTAAGCGGACTTTACCTTTTAAGTGTGCGGGAAGGCTTTTCCATCTCTCCCGGCGACCTGCTGGTCCTGGCCAGCGCTGTATTCTGGGCCCTGCACGTACTCCTGATTGATTTATACGGACGCTATGTAGATTCCATAGAGCTTTCCATCATCCAGTTTGCCTTCTGTTCCGTGTTATGTACTATTACGGCCCTTGCATTCGAGGCTCCGAGTGTTTCGGGAATCCTTACCGCAGCTGTACCTATTTTATACGGAGGGCTTTTTTCAGTGGGAATTGCCTATACCCTGCAGGTGGTGGCGCAGAAGAACGCCCCGCCTTCCCACGCGGCAATCCTGCTGAGTCTGGAAGGGGCTTTCGCTGCTTTGGGGGGATGGCTGCTTATTGGCGAAGTCCTGGACCCACGCTCCCTGGCGGGCTGTGTTCTGATGTTTGCAGGGATGCTGGCATCTCAATGGCAGGTTATAACCGGCTCCCCCGGGATACCGAAGGAGAGCAGGAGCGCCTAA
- a CDS encoding adenylate/guanylate cyclase domain-containing protein, whose translation MSIRTKIVLVVVPLLVAALLISGTISSYSARSGMTRIAMSSLGFKAQELNKYMESQWNLLVTNELSEEEEYVAVANSAMEAYAESVIRTPTELILAVSYEGDPVLELATDEVLFTSADREEFQRLISADSAGWIEFSLNGASRVGHAFRFTPFQWFVVVSEDEAAFYREVREILVRNAYVLGGAIILSLVMLLFFAGILTGPLRRVVSTMRGIISSNDLSARVAVEYKDEIGDLAHTFNIMVEELQKAYNQIKGFAFKAVLAQKNEHKIRNIFQKYVPKDVIDSLFSNPESMLVGENRVLAVLFSDIRSFTTISEGYMPDELVNALNAYFEIMVDIIMDHGGIIDKYIGDAIMAFFGAPVKHKNDALNAVAVALKMQEALKEFNRAQEEKGKPKFITGIGINYGVVTVGNIGSQKKMDYTVIGDMVNLGSRLEGLTKPYKQEIIFSESVYRKVKDTYPCRLVDKVQVKGKTIGENIYTVFEKNLNSKQEQLLRIHHAAMSRYYRQDFSGARQYFEALVRLEPSDYLASMYMERCDRYLKDPPPENWNRVEIMTSK comes from the coding sequence GTGAGTATTCGCACAAAAATCGTACTTGTTGTCGTGCCTCTTCTGGTCGCTGCCCTCCTTATCAGCGGCACGATTAGTTCATACTCTGCCCGCAGCGGTATGACCCGTATTGCCATGTCTTCCCTGGGGTTCAAGGCCCAGGAACTGAACAAATACATGGAGAGTCAGTGGAATCTCCTGGTTACGAATGAGCTCTCCGAGGAAGAAGAGTATGTAGCGGTGGCAAATTCCGCCATGGAGGCCTACGCCGAATCGGTGATTCGGACCCCGACGGAGCTGATTCTCGCGGTTTCCTACGAGGGTGATCCTGTTCTTGAGCTGGCCACAGATGAAGTCCTGTTCACCTCCGCTGATCGTGAGGAGTTTCAGCGTTTGATCAGCGCAGATTCCGCCGGCTGGATCGAATTCTCCCTGAACGGTGCTTCCAGAGTGGGGCACGCCTTTCGCTTTACACCTTTTCAGTGGTTTGTAGTGGTCTCCGAAGACGAAGCGGCCTTTTACCGCGAGGTGCGGGAGATCCTGGTCCGCAACGCCTATGTACTGGGCGGAGCGATTATTCTTTCCCTGGTTATGCTGCTCTTTTTCGCCGGGATCCTTACCGGTCCTTTGCGCCGGGTTGTCTCCACCATGCGGGGAATTATCTCCAGCAACGATCTTTCCGCCAGGGTCGCCGTTGAATACAAAGATGAGATCGGTGATCTGGCCCACACCTTCAACATCATGGTGGAGGAGCTGCAGAAGGCCTATAACCAGATTAAGGGCTTTGCCTTCAAGGCGGTACTGGCTCAGAAGAACGAACACAAGATTCGCAACATTTTTCAGAAATATGTGCCCAAGGACGTAATCGATTCCCTCTTTTCCAATCCCGAGTCCATGCTGGTAGGGGAAAACCGTGTGCTGGCAGTGCTTTTTTCCGATATTCGTTCCTTTACCACAATTTCGGAAGGCTATATGCCCGATGAACTGGTAAACGCCCTGAACGCTTACTTTGAGATCATGGTGGACATTATCATGGACCATGGCGGGATTATCGATAAGTATATCGGGGATGCGATCATGGCCTTCTTCGGCGCTCCGGTAAAGCACAAAAACGATGCCCTGAACGCGGTGGCGGTGGCCCTGAAAATGCAGGAGGCCCTGAAGGAGTTCAACCGCGCCCAGGAGGAGAAGGGCAAACCGAAGTTTATAACCGGGATCGGCATTAACTACGGTGTGGTAACCGTTGGAAATATCGGCAGCCAGAAGAAAATGGACTACACCGTAATCGGCGATATGGTAAACCTCGGTTCCCGTTTAGAGGGACTTACCAAACCCTACAAGCAGGAGATCATCTTTTCCGAAAGTGTTTACCGCAAGGTCAAGGATACCTACCCTTGTCGCCTGGTAGACAAGGTCCAGGTTAAGGGTAAAACGATCGGGGAGAACATCTACACAGTCTTCGAAAAAAACCTTAACTCCAAACAGGAGCAGTTGCTGCGTATTCATCATGCCGCCATGTCCCGCTACTACCGGCAGGATTTCTCCGGCGCCCGGCAGTATTTTGAGGCACTAGTGCGGCTTGAACCTTCTGATTATCTGGCATCAATGTACATGGAGCGCTGCGACCGTTACCTGAAGGATCCACCCCCGGAAAACTGGAACAGGGTGGAGATCATGACCTCGAAGTAG
- a CDS encoding flavoprotein: MSRQTDTNPAAARVLLMISGSIAAYKAAELASLLVQSGFSVQCVRTEAAGQFLGDSTLEGLTGNLVLNGMFEPGRALDHIRLAESADLLLMYPATASRVTRLAAGVADDLIGALFLANNFRKPWWIAPAMNSNMFAHPAIREALEKLADWGCRVLPTGKGRMACGSKGPGRLLEPEAAVVLIKEEFA; this comes from the coding sequence ATGTCCCGGCAAACTGACACAAACCCGGCCGCTGCGCGCGTTCTGCTGATGATCTCCGGCTCAATTGCGGCCTATAAGGCGGCGGAACTGGCCTCACTCCTGGTGCAAAGCGGTTTTTCCGTCCAGTGCGTAAGAACCGAAGCTGCAGGACAGTTTCTTGGTGATTCCACGCTGGAGGGACTGACCGGCAATCTGGTTCTGAACGGAATGTTCGAACCTGGTCGCGCCCTGGACCATATACGGCTTGCCGAGAGCGCCGATCTCCTGCTTATGTATCCCGCCACCGCCTCCCGCGTAACCCGCCTGGCCGCCGGCGTTGCCGACGACCTGATAGGAGCATTGTTCCTGGCCAATAATTTCCGCAAACCGTGGTGGATAGCCCCTGCCATGAACAGCAATATGTTCGCCCACCCGGCGATACGGGAGGCTCTCGAGAAGCTCGCAGACTGGGGATGCCGGGTACTGCCGACAGGCAAGGGTCGAATGGCCTGTGGATCCAAAGGCCCAGGACGGCTGCTGGAACCGGAAGCAGCCGTTGTTTTGATCAAAGAGGAGTTTGCATGA
- a CDS encoding histidine kinase dimerization/phosphoacceptor domain -containing protein, whose protein sequence is MTHLAIDDYPDGILIVDTSNLRIQNSNSRAAELFMLDKQEICELSLKDLLPEAAERLFSGEENRSTKTRVHTIKGPSPKVLKITISASPDEKGTLRPLFLSEITNHYENRENLEKELQRRQLLEKEVHHRVKNSLAIVSSLISFKAGQSDNPQELAHLASQVDAVTAIHQQLAHEPGNLNVNIRSYLGNVVRSALTAYNHAHIEPRIMIDNLDISARTATSLGIIVNEIITNTCKYAFTPGPCTDAEIWLELTAERTDNQQDICLKIGNNGNFQQTQEQRKDSSGMGMMLIQALVQELEGRLSIIKEPYPAFELRLTLQD, encoded by the coding sequence ATGACCCACTTGGCAATTGATGACTATCCTGACGGTATTCTGATTGTCGATACTTCCAACCTGCGGATACAAAACTCCAACAGCAGAGCCGCAGAGCTTTTTATGCTGGACAAGCAGGAGATATGCGAACTCAGCCTTAAAGACCTGCTCCCGGAAGCAGCGGAACGTCTATTCTCAGGAGAGGAGAACAGGAGCACCAAAACCCGTGTTCATACAATCAAAGGCCCCTCCCCGAAGGTGCTCAAGATTACGATTTCCGCCAGCCCTGACGAAAAAGGGACCCTTCGTCCCCTTTTCCTGAGTGAAATTACCAATCATTATGAGAACAGAGAAAACCTGGAAAAGGAACTTCAGCGCCGGCAGCTCCTTGAAAAAGAGGTTCACCATCGAGTAAAAAACAGCCTCGCCATCGTTTCGTCATTAATAAGCTTTAAAGCAGGGCAGTCGGACAACCCCCAGGAACTTGCCCATCTTGCCAGTCAGGTTGATGCGGTAACAGCGATCCATCAGCAGCTTGCCCATGAACCGGGAAATCTGAATGTCAATATCCGAAGCTATCTGGGCAATGTGGTCAGAAGCGCCCTTACTGCCTACAACCACGCCCATATAGAACCACGCATCATGATCGATAACCTGGACATTTCCGCCAGAACCGCCACCAGTCTGGGTATAATCGTCAATGAAATAATTACCAACACCTGTAAGTACGCTTTTACCCCGGGACCCTGCACAGATGCCGAGATCTGGCTGGAACTCACAGCGGAGAGAACTGATAATCAACAGGACATCTGCCTGAAGATCGGCAACAACGGGAATTTCCAGCAGACACAGGAACAAAGAAAAGATTCCTCGGGAATGGGAATGATGCTGATCCAGGCCCTGGTACAAGAGCTGGAAGGCAGACTAAGCATCATCAAAGAACCCTACCCTGCTTTTGAGCTCCGCTTGACCCTGCAGGACTGA
- the panB gene encoding 3-methyl-2-oxobutanoate hydroxymethyltransferase: protein MKIQDFQKKKAGGVRISMVTCYDSWSAALVSESNVDCVLVGDSIAMTLYGHNSTLPADIDLMAAHTAAVRRALPDKFIIGDMPFLSYRSGLTETMKNVGKLMRAGANAVKLEGAGGNIETVRHIIASGVPLMGHIGLTPQAVNALGGFRVQGRCDEEILRLLNDARDLEEAGAFSLVLEAVPEKAAQQISSSLRIPVIGIGAGAGTDGQVLVLQDLLGLTKGFKPKFVRNFLNGAELVINALNDYHREVLAGSFPASAEWY from the coding sequence GTGAAAATACAAGATTTCCAAAAAAAGAAGGCCGGAGGCGTGCGGATCAGCATGGTGACCTGCTACGACAGTTGGAGCGCAGCGCTCGTGTCGGAATCGAATGTGGATTGCGTTCTGGTAGGCGACAGTATAGCGATGACGCTGTACGGTCACAATTCCACCCTGCCGGCGGATATCGACCTTATGGCCGCCCATACCGCCGCGGTTCGCAGAGCTCTGCCCGATAAGTTCATCATCGGCGATATGCCCTTTCTTTCGTATCGCAGTGGGCTGACTGAAACAATGAAAAATGTTGGAAAACTTATGCGCGCCGGCGCCAACGCGGTGAAGCTGGAAGGGGCCGGCGGAAACATCGAGACCGTTCGGCATATTATCGCATCGGGGGTACCCCTGATGGGACATATAGGGCTCACCCCCCAGGCGGTTAACGCCCTCGGCGGTTTCAGGGTCCAGGGGCGCTGCGACGAAGAAATCCTCCGCCTGCTCAACGATGCCCGAGATCTCGAGGAGGCGGGGGCTTTCTCGCTGGTGCTGGAAGCTGTACCGGAGAAAGCGGCACAACAAATCAGCAGCAGCCTTCGGATTCCAGTAATCGGTATCGGAGCGGGCGCCGGGACAGACGGGCAGGTGCTTGTTTTACAGGATCTATTGGGTCTTACCAAGGGATTCAAGCCGAAGTTCGTGCGCAATTTCCTCAACGGAGCGGAACTTGTCATTAATGCCCTTAACGATTATCACCGCGAAGTCCTTGCCGGCAGTTTCCCGGCATCAGCGGAGTGGTACTGA
- the panD gene encoding aspartate 1-decarboxylase → MTIEMLTSKIHRALVTGADPDYIGSISIDSKLIAAAGLREYQKVDVLDITNGARLSTYVIAGGDGEVTLNGAAARLIETGDLVIIAAYADLEEAELDGFKARIVHVDGNNRVVKTETSR, encoded by the coding sequence ATGACAATTGAAATGCTCACTTCAAAAATACACCGGGCGCTGGTAACCGGTGCTGATCCCGATTATATTGGATCGATTTCCATTGACTCAAAGCTTATCGCTGCTGCTGGATTACGCGAGTACCAAAAGGTTGATGTTCTGGACATCACCAACGGCGCCCGCCTGAGCACCTATGTTATTGCAGGCGGAGACGGAGAAGTGACCCTGAACGGTGCCGCCGCGCGTCTGATAGAGACCGGCGATCTGGTGATCATTGCCGCCTATGCCGACCTGGAGGAAGCGGAACTCGACGGTTTCAAAGCGCGGATCGTCCATGTGGATGGAAATAACCGGGTGGTGAAAACAGAAACCTCCAGGTAA
- a CDS encoding DUF5680 domain-containing protein produces METIIPFLIKAKENCYAAGMIPVSSTRKNSKDLHYSEGDLRYLDSFFGAERFLGQEVVWKKNREVWGMNYYGCLLEDAIPEDFPDFLRKALSRIDKQNPYRGMSGYKEGDFIYQCSWTGAFEQFRGEEYVTFGGSRIYEMYFHGGIL; encoded by the coding sequence ATGGAGACCATCATACCCTTTTTGATCAAAGCCAAAGAGAATTGTTACGCCGCGGGCATGATACCCGTTTCGTCCACCCGGAAAAACTCCAAGGACCTCCACTATTCGGAGGGTGATTTACGATACCTGGATTCCTTTTTTGGGGCAGAACGTTTTCTTGGTCAGGAAGTTGTCTGGAAAAAAAACCGTGAAGTCTGGGGCATGAACTACTACGGCTGTCTGCTCGAGGACGCCATCCCCGAGGATTTTCCTGATTTCCTGAGGAAGGCGCTGTCCCGCATAGACAAACAAAACCCCTACAGGGGAATGAGCGGCTACAAGGAAGGCGATTTTATATACCAGTGCAGCTGGACTGGTGCTTTTGAGCAGTTCAGGGGAGAGGAATACGTCACCTTCGGCGGATCACGAATCTACGAGATGTATTTCCACGGAGGAATACTCTAA
- the panC gene encoding pantoate--beta-alanine ligase translates to MKVLQKATKTQDFCRAVRAAGEQLGFVPTMGALHRGHLSLVERAKQENLRVAVSIFVNPTQFDDREDLQNYPQNYDSDQEALRNAGVDLLFLPAYDEIYADTYRYRISENKMSREMEGAHRPGHFDGVLTVVMKLLNIIHPHRAYFGEKDWQQYLLVRDMARTFFLDTEIIPCPLVREDDGLAMSSRNARLTAEYRRTAPKLYEILSRKGSAEEKRQELLRAGFEVDYVVKRNGRILAAAVLGNVRLLDNVPAN, encoded by the coding sequence ATGAAAGTGTTACAGAAGGCCACGAAAACACAAGATTTTTGCCGGGCAGTTCGGGCCGCCGGAGAACAGCTGGGTTTTGTTCCCACCATGGGAGCTCTTCACCGTGGACATTTAAGCCTGGTCGAACGTGCAAAGCAGGAGAACCTCCGCGTCGCGGTGAGTATCTTCGTGAATCCCACCCAGTTCGACGACCGGGAGGATCTGCAAAACTACCCCCAAAACTACGATTCTGACCAGGAAGCTTTAAGAAACGCCGGCGTAGACCTGCTCTTTCTTCCCGCTTACGATGAGATCTACGCCGATACCTACCGCTATCGAATCAGTGAGAACAAGATGAGCCGCGAAATGGAAGGAGCTCATCGCCCTGGACATTTCGACGGCGTGCTGACAGTCGTCATGAAGCTGCTGAACATTATCCACCCTCATCGCGCCTATTTCGGAGAGAAGGACTGGCAGCAGTATCTGCTGGTCAGAGATATGGCCCGGACGTTCTTTCTGGATACCGAGATTATTCCCTGTCCCCTGGTCCGCGAAGATGACGGCCTTGCCATGAGCAGTCGAAATGCCCGGCTGACGGCGGAATACCGACGCACGGCACCGAAGCTGTATGAAATTCTCAGCAGGAAAGGATCGGCGGAAGAGAAACGGCAAGAGCTGTTACGTGCAGGATTTGAAGTAGATTATGTGGTAAAGCGCAATGGGCGGATTCTGGCTGCCGCCGTGCTGGGGAATGTGAGGTTACTTGACAATGTCCCGGCAAACTGA